The Falco naumanni isolate bFalNau1 chromosome 1, bFalNau1.pat, whole genome shotgun sequence genome window below encodes:
- the CBR4 gene encoding carbonyl reductase family member 4 isoform X2 translates to MGKVCAIFGGSRGIGKAVAELLAQKGCHLAIIARSLEVAQTTARHLGGHLALSCDVSSEQEVQNTFEEMQRKLGPVDYLVNAAGINRDGLLLRTKTEDMIAQIHTNLLGTMLTCKAAVKSMIQHQGGAIVNIGSIVGLKGNSGQSVYSATKAGLVGFSRSLAKEVAKKQIRVNVVAPGFIHTEMTAHLEEDQLKKAILLGRFGEPHEVAQAVVFLLESPYVTGSTLVVDGGLQLLT, encoded by the exons ATGGGCAAGGTTTGCGCCATTTTTGGAGGATCACGAGGAATAGGAAAAGCTGTTGCAGAATTACTGGCACAGAAAGGCTGCCACCTGGCGATTATTGCTAGAAGTCTGGAAGTAGCTCAAACCACTGCACGTCATCTTGGTG GACACCTGGCACTTAGCTGCGATGTATCCAGCGAACAAGAAGTCCAAAATACTTTTGAGGAGATGCAGAGGAAGTTAGGTCCTGTTGACTATTTGGTTAATGCAGCTGGGATCAACAG GGATGGTTTGTTACTGAGAACCAAGACTGAAGATATGATAGCCCAGATTCACACTAACCTTTTGGGAACAATGTTGACATGCAAAGCTGCTGTAAAAAGCATGATTCAACACCAAGGAGGTGCTATTGTTAATATAG gAAGTATTGTAGGACTTAAAGGCAACTCTGGTCAAAGTGTATATAGTGCTACCAAAGCAGGATTAGTTGGATTTTCACGGTCTCTTGCTAAAGAAGtagcaaaaaagcaaattcGAGTCAACGTGGTTGCTCCAG GCTTTATTCACACAGAGATGACTGCTCATTTGGAAGAAGATCAGCTAAAGAAAGCAATTCTCCTCGGAAGATTTGGAGAGCCTCATGAAGTTGCGCAAGCTGTTGTCTTTCTTCTAGAGTCCCCTTACGTTACAGGGAGCACGCTAGTTGTGGATGGAGGCTTGCAGCTTCTGACTTAA
- the CBR4 gene encoding carbonyl reductase family member 4 isoform X1 produces MGKVCAIFGGSRGIGKAVAELLAQKGCHLAIIARSLEVAQTTARHLGAGHLALSCDVSSEQEVQNTFEEMQRKLGPVDYLVNAAGINRDGLLLRTKTEDMIAQIHTNLLGTMLTCKAAVKSMIQHQGGAIVNIGSIVGLKGNSGQSVYSATKAGLVGFSRSLAKEVAKKQIRVNVVAPGFIHTEMTAHLEEDQLKKAILLGRFGEPHEVAQAVVFLLESPYVTGSTLVVDGGLQLLT; encoded by the exons ATGGGCAAGGTTTGCGCCATTTTTGGAGGATCACGAGGAATAGGAAAAGCTGTTGCAGAATTACTGGCACAGAAAGGCTGCCACCTGGCGATTATTGCTAGAAGTCTGGAAGTAGCTCAAACCACTGCACGTCATCTTGGTG CAGGACACCTGGCACTTAGCTGCGATGTATCCAGCGAACAAGAAGTCCAAAATACTTTTGAGGAGATGCAGAGGAAGTTAGGTCCTGTTGACTATTTGGTTAATGCAGCTGGGATCAACAG GGATGGTTTGTTACTGAGAACCAAGACTGAAGATATGATAGCCCAGATTCACACTAACCTTTTGGGAACAATGTTGACATGCAAAGCTGCTGTAAAAAGCATGATTCAACACCAAGGAGGTGCTATTGTTAATATAG gAAGTATTGTAGGACTTAAAGGCAACTCTGGTCAAAGTGTATATAGTGCTACCAAAGCAGGATTAGTTGGATTTTCACGGTCTCTTGCTAAAGAAGtagcaaaaaagcaaattcGAGTCAACGTGGTTGCTCCAG GCTTTATTCACACAGAGATGACTGCTCATTTGGAAGAAGATCAGCTAAAGAAAGCAATTCTCCTCGGAAGATTTGGAGAGCCTCATGAAGTTGCGCAAGCTGTTGTCTTTCTTCTAGAGTCCCCTTACGTTACAGGGAGCACGCTAGTTGTGGATGGAGGCTTGCAGCTTCTGACTTAA